AGTATAATGGAACAAAATATcttagtcactaattacatttatatgtgtcCCTTGTGTGGTCTTCTCGCAAGGTCATGatgtaataaaatatgtaaatattacctagttctcgatttttttaaagatcagaatcatgatgtccttagtatatcagcaattcttcattattaattttgatcaatattttcgacaaccaaaacacacaaaaaacatGCAATACGATATGCCTAAAACCACATGTAAaaccaacgcatacatgtacattatcaatttatcgtttcacactGAACAAAACTACTTGTTACTAAATGTACACGTACACTAGGTGCCAATAAATAAAGCATGCTAATTATCCcgaattggtacatgtatgtctagtgtaatatttttgttaaaatactTTTCCGCgtgtgattcaatcttttgaaagttagattttgtttacatcaaatcacacctcttcttgcacttcagttactcaaatgagcacaaaaacaatcatcaggCTCCTAGCAACAATGGGTCTTCCTCggatagccccccccccccataaaaaaagcattgtcgtgaatggtagtgaaattgtaaaatttaaccgATGAATGGAACTGAAAAATCAACCCTTGCCGCCTTCCTTCTCGAGCTTTGGATTAttggtgttttttgtttttttgtttttttgttttttttttttagatttacttGTCAAGACATTTTAGGCAATATTATGAAGtcagcccccctcccccttacgATGCTACATGTACGTGCCTGATTATATCACATGCTTTCATAGTGCTTTTAATTCTAAGTGTATGCTGTTTCTAAAACAGATTACTATTGAACTCCTCGGTTTTATTGCATAATTTGGACAGAAATGAACGTCACCTATAGCATCCCCCCTTTTCCCCAACTCTAGAATTTGACACAGTgcatacttttaaaaagttttctccataaaatcgaagaaattaaaccttgtttttgtcatagatataatacaacctgttaaaacttggtatactatagaatttggtaacgtaagctttattATACACTATTTGTTAATACTATTTATGTGAAGCTTAGGACCGCGATCGTAAGCGCCCCCTCCCCCacttccggtgtaaggggagtaacttcaaaaatgtaggccattgaTATCTAGGTATCAGCCATCCAAAAAACTTATCTGTTCAACGCCTCTctaattccacgcacaagtactctgaagttgaaattttaaaagatactAGAGTTCTCCATAgaaaatatcttcgtggtctttggtgatcaggtcttccaacagtcagttggaattcccatgggtaccaattgtgcttctttgttagctgacctgtttttatattcttataaagcagaatttattcaaaagcttctacatgagaaggcGAAATATCTTcatgtggccttcaactcgacatttagatatacatgtatggacgacgttttatttattaacaataaccATTTtcatatcgattcgatatatccccgtgaactcgaaataaaagacaccacaaagtcctctacatctgcttcgtatctagatattttattgaaaatagatattaacagcaaactaataactcaactctatgacaaacgggataatttcagcttctccatcgtcaacttcccaatTTTGTGTaacaacattccattatcacctatatatggtgtttatgtaaaacttatacgataccaattttgatgcaccagatgcgcatttcgacaaataatgtctcttcagtgatgctaaaGCCGAAATTTTgtaaatccgaaataacaataaacttgtaagagctaaaagaaAAACCAAAATGCCAAAGACTGCAGCCAAATtcgtctctcaactgattcgaaacgcaagagattgttctgcatatgatcagtttttaaatcgaggcaagctactgacaaagaagttgatggtacagtggttcaaccaggtttcaacagtcttttttaaagtcagcatttcgcaaaatctatggtcgttataatgatttagtttgccaatacaacctatcattcattgggtcaaatgctgtctgacttgtttcatagcgattgctatgtcgttcttggcacactgattttgactacgggttactatgtttacccgatcaagtcatagggctcacggcggttgtgaccagtctacaggggatgcttattcctcctaggtacctgatctcaAAACATCTTACGAATAAGCtgaaaaaataattatgtatGATAATCAAAGACCAATCACAAGGTCATAGGTATgtattcaagttttaaaaaccatggatgtactttacatattaatgaagaaaatctacaagaaatgaaaaataagaaaactaCAGTGTtcgtaaattttgatcttagtcgtatgatattttatgaataagggtcctgatcccgcctctggtgtgtccagggatccgtgtttccccacctctttattttgtattccttataggagttatgagattgaatactgttcgttatcttcacctttcattcagagACGACaacctttcattcatatcacCTTGGATTTAAAAGTGTATGTTTGGAACTACATGTCTTATAGAAACTACTTATTATGTCTATCGATGTcttgatattgaaaataaaaatcatgaatACATGCGATATACAGTGTAGATAAATATTTACTGCATTTACAAAATGCACTGTGTCCAAGACAAGGCATATTGACTGcagataattccgtttacctgatcagaatataggactcagggcaggtgtgaccggtcaacagggtatgcttacacctcctaggcacctaatcccacctctggtgtgtccaagggtccctgtttgcccaactatctattttgtattgcttgtaggagttatgagatttatcactgttcgttatcttcacctttcattcaagtATTTAAGCATTAGCAAACACTTGTTACTGAGACTGCCAAAGTACAAAATTGATCCCGAAAGAATGAGATTTCCAGTTGGCATTTCCCAACGTATGGTTGACTGGCCCATGTATTTACAAAGTTACACTTTTAGCATTTTTCATGATGCAAGTTCCAACTCTCTTGTTAATGACACCAACAGCTAGATTGTGGCATTTGGGAGAAAATTGAAAAAGCCGAAGAAGCTGTCACTTAAGAACAAGGAACGTTTCTTCCAAATGGCACGGTTCTGGTTCCTCTACTTGCAGATGTTTGAGACTACAAAATTCAAAACAGTTTTTTCAAATGACTTAtccaaatatacataaaaacaaCCCATACACTTAAAAACAACATAAAGCAGATATAGAAAGTGGTACAGTGTTTTCTCACaccaattttaaaaactatCTTATGGCCTGTTGATGTGGGGAAAATCATCGACAGTTTTGGATATTGGgaatttttagattttgaattctTCCATACTTAAAAAATTacatacatgcaaggtgaagataacgaacagtgatcaatctcataactcttacaagcaatacaaaatagatagttgggcaaacacggacccctggcttTGTTTTTGCAACCTTTTCGTCACATAATGCTTCGAATCACGTGACACGACAAGCCTGTTACTAAGCCAAGGTTATACAAAATTCTAAAAAGATTTGATTAAATGAAGAACACACCCTGTCGTTGTCCAATATGTCTCTTATCAAGACacaattttcataaagtttgaaatttaaagCTTTTCAAAAATCACTTCTTCTCCTTGGGAGAATATGACACCATTTTGTGAAGGGAAACTGTCTGAATAAAGGAAATAATTCTTATGTCCTGAAAAGCACCAAGTTGAATTCAACGACCAATCGTTTCCACAAGTCAAAATGCCCACTAATATACACAAAATAGTGCTTTCGAAgttatattatattttcataatttccaattttacaattatatgaaaagaacatttttaatgaaacaaTGTTTTCTCACAGacaacaaagtacatgtactactaagaaatttacacaacatTATCTctgactttcatcaataatccCAACAATTGAATGTGTATTCCTGAGCTTAATtgtttcaaattattgtgtagtAAGTCAAACTAAACTGACACAGTTGATACTACAGATACAGTGCATATAGAAAGACTAAAAAttcaatatgttcaaatcaGATCTTTAATCTATACTATAGGATACATATGAAATCTGCTATGCATAATGTAAGCATTTATTTTGCTATTTAGTGACGATGGGTGTTGTAGATATAcgtgtatatgaaaggtgaaaataacgaaaaacgatcaatctcataactcctataagcaatacaaaatagatagttgggcaaatacggacccctgaacacaccagaggagagatcaggtgcataggaggagtaagcaccccttgtcgaccggtcacactacTAACGGTTCATCGTTATGAGGAATGTCCTTTGTTTCTATGAGATCTTCAGTTTGCCCCTTCACACTTTGTCTTTTCATaatccgtggggatccgggttataatacGTCCTCAGAACtcttgattgtcgtaagaggtgactacatggggcggtcattcggatgagaccgtaaaaaccgaatccccgtgtcacagcaggtaaagatccctccctgctcaaaggccgtaagcgccgatcattggcctaaattttgcagcccttcacctgtaATGATGACGTTTCCTTATGAGTGAACATTCTCAAGAGAGACATTAAACATTATACAGCCATCCAATCAGTCTGAAAACCAGCATCTTCTCTACCAGAACATCTAAACAATCCATCATATTATAATAGTATGCATACTGGTGATCACAATTGGGCAAATTCCAATACAAGGGATTTTTCACAGTAAAACTATTCTATCTATCACATAACTATCATTAAACGCACATTTTAATTTACTGTCCATTTCACGACCCGAATTTTTTGCTTTCACGTCGTCGCCACGTCACggtttgaagaaacttgaaataATTTCCACTTCATAAAAGACACAAAATCCTCTTGGAACAACCTTGGCGACAAAACAAGGTCTTTTACTATTCAAGGGATgacatgttgttttgtttatgtagcgcataaataattgacatatctaatttgcataattatgaaCTTGTGCTACGAGTTCATATAATTTTTTCCGAACCCGTACCCGCGTGTTACGAACATGGGAAAATAATGCTGtgtgataaatatcaaaatctacCTGTACTTCTGTAGCTCCCTCACTAATTGAGTTCCCTTTGACTGTTTCTGAGGTAGGCCAGGAATTGCTTCAGTATTCATTTCAACTGTACAAACATGCtataaacatttgtttgaaaTCAGCAATTACCATTTTTAGAACACCCATTATAAAACAGCAATCTACTATTTAAAGcaaattcattactttagcCAACATTTGAAGTTACTTTAACAGAAACCATTCtaatttgaatttgtttttgcaTATGTAATGCATTACAACCTGAATTTAGTGTATGCAGTAGTATAACTGACTCATGTGAATTGATGGCTTGGAACGGCAAGTTTTCAGGAACCTTTAATAGTGCAATTGTTTACTGATTATTTACTAACATATGATAAAATGAAGAAGTAAACAGACAGTAACATAGTGAAATAAACATATCTTGTACATGTGATTGCCCACGTTCTACCGGTAGCTCCTACAGAAAGTCAACGGCGTCCAGATGCTATCCCTGAATTAAACTACATTTGTAACTACACCATACACCATTTGTTCagtgtaaatgtagaaatattaaatgtaaaaatgtgaTTTGACAATTGTAGCTTTTAATATCAGTGTTTAGTCCATCAAGTGGGTTGTAAATAATGTTACACAATGCATTACCCGTTGAATGTTCTCATAGTCTCgtttagcatttcgcaaattctatggtcgttataatgatctagtttgccaatacaacctatctttggatcaaatgttgtatgacgtgtttcataccaattgttagaccattcgAATTCTTTACttattaattttgactacgggctactccgtttacctgatgaaaatatagggctcacggcaggtgtgaccggttggcaggggatgcttactcctcctaggcacctgatcccacctttggtatcaCGTCGTACTCTCGTTTTACCTCTGGATATGAAACTCTTGATGCGCACGCAGATTTAGACGCGAATGATTTTCCTTGACTCTAGAAACTCTCCAAAATGGAGAATGTCATCAAAGCACAATTGtatgaagatttatttattGAAGATGAAACggacattttgtttttgctcgCGATAAAGCAGACCTGGATcattcaaattcttttaaatcTAGAGCGGCGTTATATTCCAAGACTTGGAGGCTTTTAGGAAAACATTGTGCCACAATTTGACAACAAACAATTTCTAAGACATTTCCGAGTGAGCCcggaaatttatgaaataatcCTGAATTTAGTTTTAGATTATATCACAGATGATAACGTATGGCCTGGTGGTTCTGAACCAATACCGCCCAATAAAACACTGCTGGTATTTCTTGGGTACATGGCGAACCAGGAAACGTTAAGAGGAGTTAGCAATACATTTGCAGTAGGCATTACAATTGTTCACGAAATCGTAATCACGGTATCAAATGCGATCAACGAAAACATGGTTAACGTAAGTTGAAATCGTGGTAGAGATTATTTTTAAGATTTCAATCCAAATATAAGATAGTAAAATAAGTTTGTATCCATGCATGtgtataaatatgttttagGTGATTAACTGGCCCGATCCTTATACACGACAAGCTATATCAAGGGAATTTCAACTCCAGTCTGGTTTGCGAGGCGTTATTGGTTCCTTGGATGGAAGGCATATTCGGTTAACAACAGCCCCTGGTGGTGACAGAGATTATTTCAACCCAAAAAACTTCCCTTCCATCCAACTACAGGTAAATTACATGTGTAAACTCTACGTTAATGCCATTCATTTTTTTCATCAATACGACAAAGTATTAATCATATAAAACCATTTTTAATGATTTGACTAATTATCCCTAATGTGATTCTACTGAAATAAACAGGTTGTGGCAGACTGTGACATTCTTATACGTGATGCGTACACGGACTGCCCTGGGTACACCCATGATGCACGTGTTCTCCGAAATTCTTCTTTGTTCGACAACGTCGAAAATGGACAATGTGTAGTGCATGGGAAATTTATTATCTCGGACAGTGCCTACCCCTGAGGAATTTGTTGGTACGCCTTTCCGAGACAATGGAAGACTGAATTTACAACAACGCCGATTTAATCAGATGCTGTCCTCCGCAAGACAAATTGTTGAGCGAGTATATGGGCACTTAAAAGGAAGATTTAGGAGGCTACGAGAAATAACTTTTCGAAAGCTGTTCCGTATAGTCTCACTGATTATTTCAGGATGCATCCTGTATAAACTGTGTGTTTTGCAtcacgatgacgttgaagcctTTATAGACAATGATGACGACGGGCCTCCTAATGTCTACCCAAACATTTATGTTGACCGGAGGGATGGTGCATTATTCAGACAGCAGCTAATGGATACAATGCCCTTGTAAAGACTTTTCATTATCACAGTATTTAGTATAATTATGCATGTGCCTAGAGTTTGCTGCATACAAGTATTAgattaaatttcaaacaaatcaaaTGTCAATCTTTTATTCACTTTTTGTGGAAAAGCAAATGCAAATTATAGCATAGAAAAGACTCTCTCATTATTTTGAAACTAGAATACAACAATAATTtcgttttgaaataatttcttgTAGTATTACATATGATAAGACCTTCACTGATTTTATCACAACCATTGgggaaataaaatgaatgaatggtGTGGTGTTCCACaagcacctgaagtgtggatagcttgtatagatcttatgtatataccccccccctttaaacaaaatattctttttttaaattgattctatatttaaaacaattttattggGTCTAAAGGGGGGTAtttacataagatctatacacactatccatacttcaggtgcctgtgtggTGTTCTACAACTGATATTGCTGACAATAATGAAGACTTCGTCATAGAAAACTAAAATACTGGGACTTTGCCAGTCCTGTAGATGAAAAAATGCTTGAGGTGAATTATTTGTCCAAGGACTTCTCCATTAGTTCTAGCATACGATATATTCGGCGCATTTTCTCCTCATGGTGCTTTTCCATGGAGTTCATAAGCTCTCTGCTTTGCTcttgaatattttcaatcaattttgTGCTGTCGGACATTTTTCGCTTCTTAGATTTCAGCTTTGTGCCTGTAGCTGTGGATTTGGAATCTGTGTCTCTAGATGTGGATTGCTTTTCTTTCTCTGGAACAAGTGAAATATCTTCATCTTTGCTATCTGtgttgattttcattttatctCTCCGTCCTGTGTCGAAGGACACGCGTACATTTGTGGATGCCTTGTTGCCGAAAACTTCACTGAACTGATCAAAGTAATTCCAGGAGTGTTTTTGATTTCCagttttattgttttcatcGTTTACTTccttatatttctttttcaacgCCTTCTATTTGTTGATAAGTTGTGTTTTGGAAACATGTATaccatttttcttcatttctgatGATATTTCTCCCAACAAAAAATCGTGAGATTTGATGCCTAAAAATCTATCTTCCCTCTGCAGCCTTAAATCGATTAAGAATTTGTCTTCACTTTCATACCAAACATGCATGGTCTTCGTCAATGAAAACACATTGGCCATCTGCCAATTGTATTTGAACcctgaaaatggataaaaatcctggtgagaaaaaaaaacccatctatGCTACGATATCGCCATTACTCCAATTTCTAATAAATGCGAGGAATTAATATTCGCGTAAAGTTGCGAGAAGCTTCTATCGCAGATTCTAaaacttttttattattttttgacaGTTGTATACTTTATGGAATTATTACAAAT
Above is a genomic segment from Ostrea edulis chromosome 3, xbOstEdul1.1, whole genome shotgun sequence containing:
- the LOC125676622 gene encoding uncharacterized protein LOC125676622 encodes the protein MANQETLRGVSNTFAVGITIVHEIVITVSNAINENMVNVINWPDPYTRQAISREFQLQSGLRGVIGSLDGRHIRLTTAPGGDRDYFNPKNFPSIQLQVVADCDILIRDAYTDCPGYTHDARVLRNSSLFDNVENGQCVVHGKFIISDSAYP